GTTTGTACATTTGTACATTACAAGTAGATAGTTCGTATGCGACACGTCTTACACGGGCTATGGAGATTGTGAGCCAAGTTGGGACTTATAAGTAGATTCAATTTGGGAATTGGTactattagtttaaaaaaaacagcgaTGGTACATTGTTAAACTTTAAGTATTccaaatatttactttctttaGTCAATGATAGACGTGTAGAAAGCTTACTTGCACTTCCCTGTGTAAATCAAATGCATGGTAATGGTTTTTATTAGCAGTgagttagtatttttaaaaacaagttcAAAAACGTTTACAGTATGACAATTTCTGTAGTAATGTACAGAATACGTCGTTAATCCGAAAAAAACGCGAAATGAGGCCtatcatttaatgattattcGCGATGTAACACAACAGAAGGCCTACTATGGTTTGTGTAACCTTTCTTTATTCTATTTGACACGGAGCAGTTGGCTGCATCAgataatttaatcaaatcatCGTACCATAGTTTGACCAACGTTTTATAACTGATAGATCGAGTTTTATTTTTTGGCATAAGGCGCCGCTGTCACTATAATCCGGTTAAAAgccttacattttaaatataaacctCACATTAAACATCTCAGTGAAAAAAACAATAGTATATCAGCACCTAACAGTAGTACAATGATCATTTTAATCACGCTCTCAGCTAAACGTTTACTAAGTGTTAGTTGCGCCACCTCAGCTCTCAGCTCACCGCACATCTGTATGAACGGCCTCAGACATTAGGGTGACGGAGGGAATTACACGAGGACCTTGAGGGTTGCGACATGGTGACGACATAACGAGATGGAGCGACAGAATTAACATGAGATTTGTACTCGGTTGGTCGTTAGGTTGTGGTGAACTGTTCGATAGCTAACTTTTAAGTTTAACTAGGCTTTCATGTGGCTCGGGGTTTTTGATTGATCCAGTATACTCAAAGGTCACACAAGTAAGAAAGTATGGGTTGACTTCCTTGACTTGATTGAACAGTCGCACACCTACTTGAATTGCATTGACATAATCAGACATTCTGCCAGGGTACCAAATAAAAAGGTGGTCCGTAAACTTAAAATAGGGCACTTACTACTTTACAAGGACTTTTTCCAAATCTGTTTATTCAACAAAATCAactatcattaaatattttctttattttctaacACTCCACTCTGTATTGTTCCAGGTGGTACCAGCCCTGGTGCTGCTGTCGCTGGCCGCAGCCACGCCCAGGCAACACTACAAGCGAGAAGGTAAGCATCAACCTAATCCATTGCCACCGTCCTAAAGAGCCTCTGCAATGACTGTCAGCCCCAGCCATCAATGTATTGAACACAGAGTGGTGAGAGTTCGTTTAACAATAGTAATTAGTACTATTGTTAAACGAACTCTCACCACTCTTTTGTTCCAAGGATTctaaatattactttactaGTCGACACGTGCGTATTCGCTCATATTCAAAGTTTCTTCCTCTTTGAGcttcttttattttgatttcgaTTCATCATCATAAGTTTATTGCAGAGGCTCTAGCCACATAGAGACTACCAAAACTTACAATATAAAAGCACCCATACCCTTGTTCGCAGCTCCGCTGAGCTCATCCTACCTGCCGCCTTCtcgcggtggcggcggcggcggccacgGCGGTGGTCACGGAGGCGGTCACGGGGGCGGCCATGGTGGCGGCCATGGAGGTGGTGGTCCATCCTCGTCCTACGGCCCACCTAAACCCAGCTATGGCCCACCCAAACCTAGCTACGGCCCACCCAAACCCAGTTATGGACCTCCTAAGCCAAGCTATGGTCCCCCCAAACCTCCTGCGAGTAGCTACGGGCCCCCACCCTCGTCAAGCTACGGCCCCCCTGCACCCAAGCCTTCCAGCAGTTACGGTGCGCCCGCACCCAAGCCATCCAGCTCGTACGGCGCTCCCGCTCCGAAACCCTCAAGCTCATACGGAGCCCCCGCGAGACCACCAGCGACTAGCTACGGCGTACCTACTGGGCCTTCGACTACTTACGGGGCACCTAAGCCTTCTAAACCATCCAGCTCATATGGTGCTCCCTCTCCTCCTTCTAGCTCCTACGGTGCTCCTTCTCCTCCCTCTAGCTCCTACGGCGCCCCCTCTCCTCCTTCAAGCTCATACGGCGCGCCTGCTCCTGCCCCATCCAGCTCTTACGGTGCTCCTAGCGGCGGTCATGGCTCGTCTGGTGGCTCTGGATTCGGCGGCGGACACTCCGGCGGATCAAGCTTCGGAGGTGGACACTCGTCTGGTGGATCTAGCTTCGGTGGCGGCCACTCCTCAGGCGGCTCCAGCTTCGGCGGTGGTTCATCCGGCCCATCCAGCTCCTACGGCGCTCCTTCCCCTCCATCCAGCTCATACGGCGCTCCTTCCCCACCTGCTAGCTCCTACGGACCTCCCGCCTCTCCCCCATCAAGCTCCTACGGTGCCCCATCTCCTCCATCCAGCTCTTATGGCGCTCCCGCTGCTTCTCCTCCGTCCAGTTCCTACGGTGCTCCTTCCCCACCTTCAAGCTCGTACGGCGCCCCCGCCTCCCCTCCGTCCTCGTCGTACGGCGCTCCTTCAGCTGGTGGTAGCAGCGGTGGATTCAGTAGCAGTGGCAGCAGCGGCGGTTTCAGCAGCAGCGGAGGCTTCAGCAGCAGTGGCAGCAGTGGATTCGGCGGCAGCGGCTTCGGCAGCAGCGGCTTCGGTGCCAGTGGACCCTCGTCAAGCTACGGCCCGCCCGCCAGCCCACCGTCCAGCTCTTACGGAGCACCTGCACCCGCACCGTCAAGCTCTTATGGCGCTCCTAGCGGTGGTTCATCCGGTGGATCATTCGGCGGCGGTCACTCCTCCGGTGGTGGATCTGGATTCGGAGGTGGTCACTCATcaagcggcggcggcggtggcggatACTCGTCCGGTGGATCTAGCGGCGGATATTCTTCAGGCGGCTCGGGCGGATACTCCTCGGGAGGCGGTCACTCCTCAGGCGGCGGCGGCCACTCCtcaggcggcggcggcggtggctaCTCGTCGGGTGGCAGCAGCGGCGGTGGCTACTCTTCTGGTGGTAGCGGCGGCGGTTACTCATCCGGTGGAAGTGGCGGTGGATACTCCTCGGGTGGGTCCGGTGGCTACTCGGGCGGCTCCTCGAGCTTCGGTGGCTCTTCCGGCGGATCAGGCGGTCACGGCGGCGGCGTGCCGGCCACCATCAACCAGAGCTACGACTCCAACGGTGGCTATGTGTACTAGAATCCTCCTCGTGTCCTAGTACTAAGTATACAATAGTCAATAATTAAGTTATCACACTATCCTCAGTATTGGCGATGTGAATACCACAAATTGTTTAGTAATTCTGTAGGTAGAGTATCTtcacaaactaaaatattatattataattacgaaATGGAATGCTTCAAGCAaacttttttaaagaatttgaaTGAACGGATATTCGAGACTCTCGAAGGAATGGAATTTAAGAAAAAAGGAATTGTACCAAATTGTGAAAGTTACCAAAATATTGACCAGTTTGAGGCATTCTGTTTACTTTATACTCAAATGTGATGTAATTGGTGATGAACAAGTGGTGATCAGTAGATGATGATCTACGAGTCCACGTCGCGCTGTGCTTACCGAGTAAGCGACGCTTGAAAGTATTAGctctaatttaatttgtaattaatgaaattgtacaaaaatttagtttaagtaattatactttttgtataaattaaaagttttgtaaatataacgAGAGTATTTTATTTCTCACTAACCCTCACTACAACGTACCAACTACATACAGACAAAGAAACCTTACCTTTACCTTATTGAGAACTTACAGACTCTTCAGCACtataggtatttaattataaataatccatactaatattataaatgcgagagtaactctgtctgtctgtctgtctgtctgtctgtctgctactcaatcacgcctaaactactgaaccgatttgcatgaaatttggtatggaggtattttgatactctagaaaggacataggctactttttaccccgggaaaatgacgcatttcccgggaaaattcaggtggcgaacgaagtcgcgagtaatcgatattataatgacaattgaattaacaaaattccgttgtcatggcaactgtttaaattgcggatatgccttagcgcgacttcgttataataagagatataaataattttgagaatatttttcgtggaaaaaaaacatattttatatcatcacgctacgaccaataggagcagagtaacagtaaaaagtgttacaaaacgtggaaaattctgacccattctctcttatgtgacgcaagcgaagttgcgcgggtcagctagttataaataacataaaagccTCGTTGCTTCTTCCTCGATATGGAACCTCAGCTATTACCCTGAAGCCTCTCGATTCTGTTGTAACTCCATAGAACAGTTAAAAAATACaggataaaattataatacggGTATAAAAAGACTAAGGACTAGTGAATAGTGCAGCTAAGTCGTCGCACTAAAGTCGAAGATGTAGGTAGGCCTGTCTGAAATGGCAATGACCAGGCACTTGGCAAGACGTGAAGAGGAAAGGTGGATCAAAGCAGTAAGGGACTGGCGACCATGGAACGGGCAAACGTACCAAGAAAGACTTCTAACTAGATGGTCGGATGGCATCTTCAAACTGACTTGACTTGACTGATTCCgttgcgcagtggtttaggtcacctcgccgctaccattgcgtcggcaggttgtgggttcgaatcccacatgGAATCATTATTCaagcgatccacaaataactgcCTCGGGtgtagttgtactttgtgtccgttgttatatttttaaaagtccccgcgacacaagaacaattcttagtaaggaaattgtctttttaaaataagaagaatAAGAAATTTGTAGGACTGTACAGGATGAGACAAGCGTAGGTTCGTCAAAAATGGCGAACTGAGGGGAAGGAATGTACTTAATAGTGGGTAAAAGTGGGGTTATTCGATGGATAGATAAAAAACAAGCATTCAACATActagatgtttttattttgatgtcgCACAGAGCGACCGCGGAATTCACAAcgttacacatttttttacacattttctttttcaaaatattcaacaagAACTAGGAATAAGTCAATAGTAGGTATATATCTACTAGCTAACAGTGGGGCGACCGCTGCCTGAATAAAGCGCTatttacatcataatatattatgtaatgtagCTTTACATAATCAcactataaaacaatatttattaaatagagaCTAAAATAACGgtaactttaaaatgtataacagcgaaaaataacaaaatatatatcataGTTATTTAGGTCTGAAAGAGACtgtgatatatttataaaggaaaataataaaaaggtatAACTAAAtagtttgattttaaatacatataatattttatttctcattTCAACAACAcctagttttaatattttgtgattgaagattaggtaatattttaaatacaataaatagtatatttatttatagaattttctaaaaacatagtaatataaatatattataatttaaactatcGTTAACTGCAACAGGACGGCAAACCTAACACTttgaaatatcattattataatttgataatataTCTAAAAAGTTGTACAAAAGTAACTGtcaaaattaatacaatgtaaatacctctgaaacatttttaatacactataaaataataatatatataatactataatttatagatatctttgtatataatatgtatgttatataTATAAGACGTTCTATCAGGAAGCGGCGCCGAAGAACAACAACGATACCTATGATCTACTCTTACATTTATTGATATGTACCATTTCACACTAAAcactataatatgtatattatttaagtcaCAAGGATGATATGTACCGAGTTCGTAGTCTTAGCAAGGTTAGGCAGGTGGATAtcacattatattatatcttcgcaacatatacaataaatatatccaATTCTCTATATACTTTAGTTTTAGATATAAACTCCATTATCAAAAAACAATTCGTAAGcttgttataatgttataaatagatatatagCTTGGACCTACAGTAATTTACTTCTCAAAATACCTAAGGCATTATAATGCgttttgtaggtatataataatatatatataactttataaaggAAGAGACTTACGTTGCCAAAATGtgcagtagcacgattctctacaactgaAACCATcgatcaaaagtttgacatttaaaacgtactgtcaaaatagtttctacatcgcccgctagaggcgctgatcaaatgtcatacaacatttttcgatagttgtcggtagtcgttaGTAGTCGAGAATTGCGGTACAGATAGTTCTACTTGCAAGATAcactttaatatatttagatatataaCGTCGAGAAGCGTCGACTATGCACAGAAACACGTACCATTTAAAGACATTGAGACACCGGAGAGGGGCCGGGGAACACGAGAGTCAACatcaatacatttataatttcaaaaagaCCGATTATTATTACTATCAGCGATGTACGCCTTCAGAAAGCTCTTGAAATATTCATAACACGTATTATCCATCAATATACATCAACGTGAagagtttaataatattctctGGTTAAAAtgttagaattttatatattcaacTGATTTTAGGCCAGTTTTAGTTGTTAACATCGCATTGATAGTACACTCCTGTCCTAATTGataatttatactatttttatataatattttatctggGTTCACTTGACTTCAAGCGTACAAATCACAACTCTAAAcgatacaaaatatatctatttaaagTAGACAATTTCCGCTAAGTTTTGAATAAAGCTTATAAAACCATTACAGCCACTAAATTGTACTAACTAGACATATATTTGAAACACATAGTAACAATTTTGTGcggatataatatgtaaataatgttgaacaactaaactatgGTAGTGACCacgtttaatataatttatatttagtgtaTATAACATGTGTGATGCTTTATAAGCGCTATGTGGTCATGATATACTTATATAGTGGTACATAGACTCGGTAAGGTATAACAGGTGAGGTCCGAGCGCCGGTGCCTGCTTCTACCACACGCACAGTACGCACACATATACACCGAGTGTTCTACGAGCAACAAGCACGTCTGTGTGCTCCTCTCTCTACGATAATTGACTTAAATAAGGAATCGTCATCGatataaacaatatataataatatatctaacaATTAATTCACATTTTGATATGTATGAGTTACGTTTcgtagttaatttattataatatgtctcactacaaaataataacagcTTAATCATTTATACATCGACTAAACATACATCTATTGCTTGAATGCATTATTATATCTACGTACAGTACATGATATGTTCACATTGTCAGTTTGCGCTTACGTCGTCATTCGAAGAGATCCTTCtacagttataataaatatataagtacgagtatgttacatataaaattgtttgtaggAAGATTGATGATTATGATATGTTTCGTTTCGACCTTGAGCATAACATTCTATCGATTCGAAAAATACTGAAGTTTACTGTTCCATACTTCGATGTACGATCAAAAACATTCCAATGAAAAATAAGTGAGGCTGGGTCGATAGAGACGCTCACGAGTCGCGCAGGTCATCAGCCCGGCGTGGACTAGGCACGTAGTAAGCGGGACTATAAACCCAGTCTAATAGTAAAATTTTCGGAAAATATAATCCGTATTTAGATCCCCGTGGTCAATAGTTTTACCTAATGGCGAAGCGCTTACGATGTCATAAGTAAACTAATAAGAGTACTTATCGTCTCAGAAAGCCGTTTGCTTGCCGAAGGGCTGGACCGGTGGGGGGGCGCTGCTGTTGCCGAAGAGGGGGGTTGGTCCATCGTTGGGGTCATCGAGGTCATCGTCATCGGGTTCGAGTGCCGGGTTGATTCTTCCTGAGGACTCGTCGGGGCCTACGAGGGTGGAGGCTGCGCCGTACAGCCTGCCGGGCACTCCTCCGAGGACTGACATCTGTTCACCTGCCTCTGAGGGCTCGTCCACGCGGCGGATGTCTTCAGGGATGTTCACGACGCAGTTGAAGTAGTCAGACTCGGGGCTCAGGTAGCCGTTGTTGAACAGGAACCTGGTGACAAACAGGTCGTTAATTGAAATCGATCTTTGTATAAATGtaacttgactgcctccgtggcgtagtgatttaggttcgatttccacacgaaacaattatatttggTATCAAAAATTGTTgcttcgagtctggttgtactttttgtccattgttgtacgtttgtaaaagtccccgcgacacaagagcaattcttagagtgggagttgtcttaaaaacaataaaaaacataaacctTGTATTGCATGAACCTGAATTATAGATTAAAATACTTCGCATAAAACGAAAGCTTTTAGTAAAATTCTGGAAATTTCTATATACGTaggacaataaatattttatggctAAAATAAAAGGTTTCAGTAGAATCAAGTTTCGTAGAGTATCTAAATTCTATGCGTCTTTTTCAGATAAAAGATTCATATTTCATGATaacaatgaataatattataagtaacgAACTGTAGATGATAGCTAATTAGCCAAGTACATTAATATTCAAGTACGTTTAACTCGGAGagagtataataattaatattaggaAAGGTCCTACTGAGTCAAGCACTCATTTACATAAAGACTTAAGTGACcctataaaagtaattataccTTTAAATCACGGGGCATTAAGTTTCAGCAAAATAATATGGAACGTAgatgtttaattattgtttaaatagaCTTAGTACTTAATaagatataaatgttattagtACGGTCACGGgcatgttgtttgtttgtttgattgtttgtttgtttgtttgaacgcgctaatctcaggaactattggtccaatttgaaaaattatttcagcgttagatagtccatttctcgaggaaggttatagactatatatcatcacgctactaccaataggaagagagtaccagtgaaaaatgttacaaaaacggggaaaattttgacccattctctcgtatgtgacgcaagcgaagttgcgcgggtcagctagttaatatctatactaatattataaagctgaagagtttgtttgtttgtttgtttgtttgtttgtttgaacgcgctaatctcaggaactactggtccgatttgaaaaattctttcagtgttagatagcccatttatcgaggaaggctataggctatataacatcacgctacggtcattaggagcggagtagcaacaaaaaatgttacaaaaacggggaaaattttgacccattctcttaggtgacgcaagcgaagttgcgcgggtcagctagttaggtataaatgcgaaagaaaaaactacaagacggattattatgaaatttggtaaactAATAGCTTGAAACCTCGATTAacacataacatatttttacccCAGGTAATCTTTTCAGatggacgaagtcgtgggcagaaggct
This DNA window, taken from Anticarsia gemmatalis isolate Benzon Research Colony breed Stoneville strain chromosome 11, ilAntGemm2 primary, whole genome shotgun sequence, encodes the following:
- the LOC142976572 gene encoding uncharacterized protein LOC142976572 — translated: MVHFKLMVVPALVLLSLAAATPRQHYKREAPLSSSYLPPSRGGGGGGHGGGHGGGHGGGHGGGHGGGGPSSSYGPPKPSYGPPKPSYGPPKPSYGPPKPSYGPPKPPASSYGPPPSSSYGPPAPKPSSSYGAPAPKPSSSYGAPAPKPSSSYGAPARPPATSYGVPTGPSTTYGAPKPSKPSSSYGAPSPPSSSYGAPSPPSSSYGAPSPPSSSYGAPAPAPSSSYGAPSGGHGSSGGSGFGGGHSGGSSFGGGHSSGGSSFGGGHSSGGSSFGGGSSGPSSSYGAPSPPSSSYGAPSPPASSYGPPASPPSSSYGAPSPPSSSYGAPAASPPSSSYGAPSPPSSSYGAPASPPSSSYGAPSAGGSSGGFSSSGSSGGFSSSGGFSSSGSSGFGGSGFGSSGFGASGPSSSYGPPASPPSSSYGAPAPAPSSSYGAPSGGSSGGSFGGGHSSGGGSGFGGGHSSSGGGGGGYSSGGSSGGYSSGGSGGYSSGGGHSSGGGGHSSGGGGGGYSSGGSSGGGYSSGGSGGGYSSGGSGGGYSSGGSGGYSGGSSSFGGSSGGSGGHGGGVPATINQSYDSNGGYVY